In Patescibacteria group bacterium, one genomic interval encodes:
- a CDS encoding carbohydrate kinase family protein has protein sequence MTAMKKKSSYKYDIISIGDATLNSFLKLDDASLLCSSDHDHCWLCLSYADKIPVKEMRFTVGGNACNNAVGSARLGLKTAFYSVIGDDDNGKRILKDIRDEGVSPEYLIIQKRSTSNYAVVLNFHTERTILGYHHPRSYTLPKFARAKWIYLTSMGKGFEKIHTQLLLQLRLNGTQLAFNPGTLQLRAGIQKLKHVLKLCSVLIVNKEEAGRLLGKELGSDLTSGLKDLHAAGPEIVVITDGPKGAYGFNGHEHFYTKPLPSRVLERTGAGDAFSTGLLAAFCHGKPLSDALLWGAANSASVIEHVGPQKGLLTKSQLEKRIRTCKGKCTTIG, from the coding sequence ATGACGGCAATGAAAAAAAAATCTTCATATAAATACGATATCATTTCAATAGGCGACGCAACTCTGAATTCGTTTCTAAAGCTTGACGATGCATCGTTGCTCTGCTCGTCCGACCACGACCACTGCTGGCTCTGTCTTTCGTATGCGGATAAGATTCCTGTCAAAGAAATGCGGTTTACCGTTGGCGGCAATGCGTGTAATAATGCTGTCGGCTCAGCGCGACTTGGGCTTAAAACTGCTTTTTATTCAGTTATTGGAGATGATGATAACGGCAAGCGAATTCTCAAAGATATACGGGATGAGGGCGTATCGCCAGAATATCTTATCATCCAAAAACGGAGTACAAGCAATTATGCTGTTGTTCTTAACTTCCATACTGAACGGACAATTTTAGGATACCATCATCCGCGATCATATACCTTGCCGAAATTTGCGCGGGCGAAGTGGATATATCTCACATCGATGGGAAAGGGTTTTGAAAAAATACATACGCAGTTATTGTTACAACTTCGATTGAACGGAACACAGCTCGCTTTTAATCCCGGAACGCTTCAGCTTCGGGCAGGAATACAAAAACTCAAACACGTCCTTAAGCTTTGTTCAGTGTTGATAGTAAATAAAGAAGAAGCAGGTAGGCTTCTCGGCAAAGAATTAGGATCTGATTTAACAAGCGGATTAAAAGATCTCCATGCCGCCGGTCCTGAAATTGTTGTTATTACTGACGGGCCTAAAGGAGCATACGGTTTTAATGGGCATGAGCATTTTTATACCAAACCACTTCCCTCTCGCGTACTTGAACGCACAGGTGCGGGCGATGCGTTTTCAACAGGACTGCTAGCTGCGTTTTGTCATGGTAAGCCGCTTTCAGATGCACTACTCTGGGGAGCTGCAAACTCAGCTTCTGTTATCGAGCATGTTGGCCCACAAAAGGGACTTCTAACAAAGTCCCAACTTGAGAAACGAATTCGTACATGCAAGGGTAAATGTACGACGATTGGATAA
- a CDS encoding helix-turn-helix domain-containing protein, which translates to MKSNLLQWLISTGLDEQRASLYLAALSKGETTAGELAQDISVGRTAVYDNLRVLEERGYVSVIRKGKRKVFIPTHPKELYKKFDGQRHQLKDLLPDFLALYSEKGLQPFVQLFQGPYAAREVYEDILATTKERYSYFSPSQLTLQVVDRAYIEDWVGRRVKKCIQSRSLRVKTQDVLNEPLFNKEANYLRQIRYLPSYVDLKASIYIYEKNIGVISSIKEGTSFIIHSQDLSFSFLQIFEFLWSISMKS; encoded by the coding sequence ATGAAAAGTAATCTATTACAATGGCTGATTTCCACCGGTCTTGATGAACAACGCGCCTCACTTTATTTGGCCGCATTATCAAAAGGAGAGACTACCGCCGGGGAGCTCGCTCAGGATATTTCGGTTGGACGAACGGCAGTGTATGACAATCTTCGAGTATTGGAAGAGCGGGGATATGTGAGTGTCATTCGAAAAGGCAAACGAAAAGTCTTTATACCAACCCACCCCAAAGAGCTTTACAAGAAATTCGACGGTCAGCGCCATCAACTCAAGGATTTACTTCCTGATTTTCTTGCGCTCTACTCCGAAAAAGGATTGCAGCCCTTTGTTCAACTTTTTCAAGGTCCCTATGCGGCTCGGGAAGTATACGAGGATATTCTCGCTACAACAAAAGAGCGGTACTCATATTTTTCACCTTCGCAGCTCACTCTCCAGGTCGTTGATCGAGCATACATCGAGGATTGGGTGGGGCGCCGCGTGAAAAAGTGCATTCAGAGCCGCTCGCTTCGTGTTAAGACGCAGGATGTTCTTAATGAACCCCTGTTTAATAAGGAAGCAAATTATTTGCGGCAGATTCGATATCTGCCATCATATGTTGACCTGAAAGCATCAATCTATATTTATGAAAAAAATATCGGTGTTATATCGTCAATAAAAGAAGGAACATCGTTTATCATTCATTCACAGGATCTTTCATTTAGCTTTCTTCAAATTTTTGAATTCCTGTGGAGTATTAGCATGAAGTCATAG
- a CDS encoding class II fructose-bisphosphate aldolase translates to MLVSSRSLLLKAQKGGYAIGAFNIDNLEMVQAVVRAAINKQSPAIIATSESSIAYAGGPAVLKALVSIVTQGRIPFVLHLDHGKDIALIKQCIDIGWTSVMYDGSLLPYDQNIKNTQEVVAYAHKHHVSVEAELGALKVQEDGETGAEQHFTDPDQADVFVRTTGVDSLAIAIGTSHGAFKAKGDVRLDYSRLKKIQQRVRVPLVLHGASTLSRSLQKKMHKNCEDLNDCLRLEGAHGIRPSAIRKCISLGIAKVNVGTDLRASFVAGIRESIIEHPTSYDERDFFKDARNLIQKTIEERMVLLSSAGKAK, encoded by the coding sequence ATGCTTGTCTCATCACGTTCACTTCTGTTAAAGGCACAAAAAGGCGGCTATGCGATAGGGGCGTTTAATATTGATAATCTCGAAATGGTGCAGGCAGTCGTGCGGGCCGCAATCAACAAACAATCTCCGGCAATTATTGCAACGAGCGAAAGCTCCATAGCCTACGCTGGCGGTCCTGCAGTGCTTAAGGCGCTTGTTAGCATAGTTACACAGGGCAGAATTCCTTTTGTACTTCATCTTGATCACGGGAAAGACATAGCTTTAATTAAACAGTGCATCGACATTGGATGGACATCTGTAATGTATGACGGTTCACTTTTGCCCTATGATCAAAATATAAAAAATACCCAAGAAGTGGTCGCCTATGCTCATAAACACCACGTTTCCGTTGAAGCTGAATTAGGTGCTCTGAAAGTGCAAGAAGATGGAGAAACTGGCGCAGAGCAACATTTTACAGATCCCGATCAAGCAGATGTATTTGTGCGTACTACCGGGGTGGACTCCCTTGCTATAGCTATTGGAACATCACATGGTGCGTTCAAAGCAAAAGGAGATGTAAGACTCGATTATAGTCGGCTGAAAAAAATTCAGCAGAGGGTTCGAGTGCCGCTTGTTCTTCATGGGGCAAGTACACTGTCACGTTCATTACAAAAAAAAATGCATAAAAATTGTGAAGATTTGAACGACTGTCTTCGTCTTGAGGGGGCGCATGGCATACGTCCTTCAGCGATACGGAAATGCATTTCTCTTGGCATTGCAAAGGTGAATGTCGGTACGGATTTGAGGGCGTCATTTGTTGCCGGAATACGGGAGTCTATTATTGAACACCCTACCAGCTATGATGAACGCGATTTCTTCAAAGATGCACGCAATTTGATTCAAAAGACAATCGAAGAACGCATGGTCTTACTCTCAAGTGCAGGGAAGGCAAAATAA
- a CDS encoding glycosyltransferase family 2 protein has product MQTPSTWAVIPAYNEEKMIGSVIERLLPAVSNIVVVDDCSRDATREIAERAGAIALRHRLNRGQGASLQTGMTYALMHGADIIIHFDADGQHCVEDIPSLLGPLRAGVCDVVLGSRFLRFDTQQSIPITRKLLLQGGILFTTLFSGIRLTDTHNGLRAFSRSAALRIRITENKMAHASEILHEIVRLKLRTVEIPVTIRYTAYSLEHTKARGDSQLRRTFDIVRRLIWSKLLS; this is encoded by the coding sequence ATGCAGACACCCAGTACATGGGCGGTAATACCCGCCTATAATGAAGAAAAAATGATTGGTAGTGTTATAGAGCGCCTTCTGCCGGCAGTTTCGAATATTGTTGTTGTGGACGATTGCTCTCGCGATGCAACACGCGAGATAGCTGAACGTGCGGGAGCTATTGCTCTACGGCATCGGCTTAATCGCGGACAGGGAGCATCGCTTCAGACAGGAATGACCTATGCATTGATGCATGGCGCAGATATTATTATCCATTTCGATGCAGACGGACAGCACTGTGTTGAAGATATCCCCTCACTTCTCGGCCCCCTCAGGGCAGGAGTATGCGATGTTGTGTTGGGTTCGCGTTTCTTGCGTTTCGATACTCAGCAGTCTATTCCTATAACGCGAAAACTTCTATTGCAGGGAGGTATTTTATTTACTACTCTTTTTTCCGGTATTCGACTTACCGATACGCACAATGGTCTGCGTGCATTTTCACGAAGCGCTGCTCTGCGCATACGCATTACGGAAAATAAAATGGCACATGCTTCAGAAATTCTTCATGAAATTGTCCGCCTAAAACTGCGCACCGTTGAGATACCCGTTACGATTCGGTATACGGCATACTCATTGGAGCACACAAAGGCGCGCGGCGATTCTCAACTGCGAAGAACATTTGATATTGTACGTCGACTTATTTGGAGCAAACTTCTTTCATAA
- a CDS encoding DUF2304 domain-containing protein has product MNFQLIQLLVTLVSGFVILKTVNKFRKKEIPLTLCVLWSLFWILGIIVVWQPTLADTIASVLQVGRGTDAILYLSLVALFYLIFKIFVRFEKLDKDLTALVREVAILERKKSKD; this is encoded by the coding sequence ATGAATTTTCAGCTCATCCAACTCCTTGTTACGCTTGTTAGCGGATTTGTTATTCTCAAAACAGTCAATAAATTTCGAAAGAAAGAAATTCCCTTAACGCTTTGTGTACTGTGGTCTTTGTTTTGGATTCTTGGTATCATAGTAGTGTGGCAGCCGACACTAGCAGATACTATTGCTTCTGTATTGCAAGTCGGAAGAGGGACTGATGCAATTCTATATCTTTCACTTGTCGCACTTTTCTATCTCATTTTCAAAATATTTGTTCGGTTCGAAAAACTAGACAAAGACCTCACGGCGCTCGTGCGGGAAGTAGCCATTTTAGAACGAAAGAAATCCAAAGATTAA